In the genome of Oscarella lobularis chromosome 1, ooOscLobu1.1, whole genome shotgun sequence, one region contains:
- the LOC136183780 gene encoding von Willebrand factor A domain-containing protein 7-like isoform X1, with protein MMMMMMALGPLPLLVFAGIANAFVPTAFNEKLAGAADTIFGGSFSKTIAGSTTHIEMTQAAMAQVGRALLQKRRLLPASFTSDDPNEIVRAAFGNSASAEGFVAAIATVTTANADVDAEDPDSTAAHFDAENFLVGNERLLALYSAAVRSVVAGEYDDARTSIGQLLHGLQDFYSHSNWIELGNTKPNENLAIRGRQPTNIAPPRVPTCQDCPGGLLTLRRESCRNNLVTSFITSGYYPKQDRQKPDAKDLIGGGANDEGKCSHGGVIDVTSLKQATGGINKDSTSAIFSPHNYLHKDAAGVATAATVALLNSLWDHVDDDRFTRFMGLDYGATISFVFDTTSTLRDDMLEAYRQMSTSFGNSPSLRPSDFFFVPFNDQDFGGLYETRIPAEFENKISSVRTSVSSAGESLAVSGLILALRSSKKGSTIYLFTDNGANDFNRYPEAVALFSAKRVKVVVVVGNSSLNLWRPDRGIDSHSIYNYLAEVSGGQVLSEITSKTGHALRLASSFVDATDISLAQYESTTPSGPFGVNVTVTVDDLVTNMTVSLSGRNPSLRLTKPNGQAPALEQDDVAQTGNAVFAVVHSPDRGSWTVQVINTESRFDLLVKGTSSLNFVPSLVQANFNNSHPGMFPILGQPRIGDLVTVRLSVNGLPSGGTVDKVLFVLENTTLVGEYVAVLFDDTTDNILYVTQGEATVPAEPFNIAISGQYNGRTFVRLAHTLITPVAFKVETVANSRRSVKQGNKLGLQFVVSTANIEAEYLDITVEAEDLLGLAGAPQPSSFRLAADSSETVAIEIAVPTCFPLTSLDSVVIVVRSQTTNETSSFLTKVFVDSQFNDYDPPICFVDYVNSTSCTPNDCTGNWSSSVTILDKGSHLDSIGVESSTASISHPDLSTSRNAFVTATVTASCCTESVTVNVADASGNQATCTPTKTSTTESNCDQAPCLNGGRCQGPNSCLCRGGYFGNNCGQEGCQKPSAPLNGVLNGDATAFQEGQLANFSCTDPFELTGDNLLTCCPFGWAGSTPFCLSSGKNNATVLAFSLMYLGSTVSANAMIVTFVLVLGVVVWRFIAH; from the exons atgatgatgatgatgatggctCTTGGTCCGCTTCCCTTGCTTGTCTTCGCCGGGATCGCGAACGCCTTCGTACCGACGGCCTTCAACGAGAAACTCGCCGGCGCTGCCGACACAATCTTCGGCGGATCGTtttcgaaaacgatcgccggatcgacgacgcacaTCGAAATGACGCAGGCGGCGATGGCGCAAGTCGGTCGCGCACTCCTTCAGAAACGCCGCCTTCTTCCCGCCTCATTCACAAGCGACGACCcgaacgaaatcgttcgcgCCGCATTCGGAAACTCGGCGTCAGCTGAgggcttcgtcgccgccatTGCGACGGTAACAAcggcgaacgccgacgtcgacgcggagGATCCGGACAGCACGGCGGCCCATTTCGACGCGGAGAACTTTCTCGTCGGCAACGAGcgtcttctcgctctctACAGCGCCGCCGtgcgaagcgtcgtcgcgggggagtacgacgacgctcgcaCGTCGATCGGGCAACTCCTACACGGTCTACAGGACTTCTACAGTCACTCGAATTGGATCGAACTCGGTAATACGAAGCCGAACGAGAATCTCGCCATTCGCGGACGTCAACCGACGAACATAGCTCCGCCGCGCGTTCCCACGTGCCAAGATTGTCCGGGCGGCCTTCTCACGCTACGTCGAGAATCGTGTCGGAATAATCTCGTCACGAGTTTCATCACAAGCGGCTACTATCCGAAACAGGATCGCCAAAAACCCGATGCGAAGGACCTGATCGGGGGCGGTGCGAACGACGAGGGGAAGTGTAGTCACGGGGGCGTCAtcgatgtgacgtcactgaaaCAGGCGACAGGCGGCATCAATAAAGATAGTACGAGTGCGATTTTTTCGCCGCATAACTATTTGCACAAGGATGCGGCAGGAGTTGCGACGGCCGCTACCGTTGCTTTGCTCAATAGCCTTTGGgatcacgtcgacgacgatcgattcACGCGTTTCATGGGGCTCGATTACGGAGCGACGATCAGTTTTGTCTTcgacacgacgtcgacgttacGAGACGATATGCTAGAGGCTTATAGGCAGATGAGCACTTCGTTCGGCAATTCGCCATCGCTGCGACCAagcgactttttcttcgtgccGTTCAACGACCAAG attttggaggcTTATATGAAACTCGCATACCAGCTGAGTTTGaaaacaaaatttcttcCGTTAGGACATCTGTGTCCTCTGCTGGTGAAAGTCTTGCAGTCAGCGGCCTTATTCTCGCACTCAGAAGCAGCAAGAAAGGATCCACCATCTACCTATTTACGGACAACGGTGCCAACGACTTCAATCGATACCCTGAAGCTGTAGCTCTTTTCTCAGCTAAACGAGTCAAagtagtcgtcgtcgttggcaaTTCCTCGCTGAATCTATGGCGACCGGACAGAGGAATCGATTCCCATTCGATTTACAACTATTTGGCGGAGGTATCCGGTGGTCAAGTGCTGTCAGAAATCACGTCAAAGACCGGACACGCTCTACGACTCgcctcgtcgttcgtcgacgcgactgACATCAGTCTAGCGCAATACGAATCAACGACGCCTTCGGGACCCTTTGGTGTAAACGTGACTGTGACTGTCGATGATCTCGTGACGAACATGACCGTTTCTTTGAGCGGAAGAAATCCTTCTCTAAGACTGACTAAACCCAACGGTCAGGCTCCGGCGTTGgagcaagacgacgtcgctcagaCGGGCAATGCTGTTTTTGCTGTTGTACATAGTCCGGATCGCGGCTCGTGGACTGTGCAAGTGATCAACACTGAGAGCCGCTTTGATTTGCTCGTCAAAGGCACGAGTTCGCTTAACTTCGTTCCTAGTCTCGTCCAGGCAAACTTTAATAACAGTCACCCAGGAATGTTTCCCATACTAGGCCAGCCGAGAATCG GCGATTTGGTTACCGTACGATTGTCGGTTAACGGTCTTCCCAGTGGAGGTACCGTGGACAAGGTTCTCTTCGTACTAGAAAACACGACCCTCGTTGGGGAATATGTCGCCGTTCTTTTTGACGACACAACCGACAATATTTTATACGTGACCCAAGGAGAAGCTACCGTTCCGGCCGAACCGTTCAACATCGCGATTTCGGGACAATATAACGGGCGGAcgttcgttcgtctcgcTCACACTCTCATAACTCCCGTTGCATTCAAAGTGGAAACCGTAGCCAATTCGCGACGCAGCGTCAAACAGGGAAATAAATTGGGTTTGCAATTTGTAGTATCAACGGCGAATATCGAGGCGGAATATCTCGATATTACGGTCGAAGCCGAGGATCTATTGGGCCTGGCCGGCGCACCGCAACCGagttcgtttcgtctcgccGCTGACAGTTCGGAGACGGTTGCGATTGAGATTGCTGTACCGACGTGCTTTCCTCTAACGTCTCTTGACAGCGTTGTGATCGTTGTCAGGTCACAGACAACCAATGAGACGAGCTCGTTTCTTACAAAGGTTTTTGTTGATTCTCAG TTTAATGACTATGATCCACCGATTTGTTTCGTCGACTACGTcaactcgacgtcgtgcaCGCCAAACGATTGCACTGGAAACTGGTCTTCTTCCGTGACGATTCTCGACAAAGGATCGCATTTGGATTCTATTGGAGTTGAATCGTCAACTGCTTCGATTTCTCATCCCGATCTTTCTACGAGTCGCAATGCGTTCGTCACGGCAACAGTCACGGCGTCTTGCTGTACGGAAAGCGTCACAGTGAACGTGGCAGATGCGTCAGGAAATCAAGCTACGTGCACGCCAacgaagacgtcaacgacTGAAAGTAACTGTGACCAAGCACCTTGCCTGAACGGAGGCCGGTGCCAAGGACCCAACAGCTGCTTGTGTCGCGGGGGATATTTTGGGAACAACTGTGGTCAAG AGGGCTGTCAGAAGCCGAGTGCTCCTCTAAACGGCGTACTCAACGGAGACGCAACAGCTTTTCAAGAAGGACAATTGGCCAACTTTTCGTGCACTGATCCTTTTGAGCTTACAGGTGATAACCTACTCACTTGTTGTCCTTTCGGATGGGCAGGATCAACGCCTTTTTGCCTTTCCAGCGGTAAAAATAACGCGACTGTGCTTGCCTTCTCACTAATGTATTTAGGATCCACTGTTTCGGCAAACGCAATGATTGTGACTTTCGTGCTAGTTCTTGGGGTAGTTGTTTGGAGGTTTATAGCACACTAA
- the LOC136183780 gene encoding von Willebrand factor A domain-containing protein 7-like isoform X2, whose amino-acid sequence MMMMMMALGPLPLLVFAGIANAFVPTAFNEKLAGAADTIFGGSFSKTIAGSTTHIEMTQAAMAQVGRALLQKRRLLPASFTSDDPNEIVRAAFGNSASAEGFVAAIATVTTANADVDAEDPDSTAAHFDAENFLVGNERLLALYSAAVRSVVAGEYDDARTSIGQLLHGLQDFYSHSNWIELGNTKPNENLAIRGRQPTNIAPPRVPTCQDCPGGLLTLRRESCRNNLVTSFITSGYYPKQDRQKPDAKDLIGGGANDEGKCSHGGVIDVTSLKQATGGINKDSTSAIFSPHNYLHKDAAGVATAATVALLNSLWDHVDDDRFTRFMGLDYGATISFVFDTTSTLRDDMLEAYRQMSTSFGNSPSLRPSDFFFVPFNDQDFGGLYETRIPAEFENKISSVRTSVSSAGESLAVSGLILALRSSKKGSTIYLFTDNGANDFNRYPEAVALFSAKRVKVVVVVGNSSLNLWRPDRGIDSHSIYNYLAEVSGGQVLSEITSKTGHALRLASSFVDATDISLAQYESTTPSGPFGVNVTVTVDDLVTNMTVSLSGRNPSLRLTKPNGQAPALEQDDVAQTGNAVFAVVHSPDRGSWTVQVINTESRFDLLVKGTSSLNFVPSLVQANFNNSHPGMFPILGQPRIGDLVTVRLSVNGLPSGGTVDKVLFVLENTTLVGEYVAVLFDDTTDNILYVTQGEATVPAEPFNIAISGQYNGRTFVRLAHTLITPVAFKVETVANSRRSVKQGNKLGLQFVVSTANIEAEYLDITVEAEDLLGLAGAPQPSSFRLAADSSETVAIEIAVPTCFPLTSLDSVVIVVRSQTTNETSSFLTKVFVDSQFNDYDPPICFVDYVNSTSCTPNDCTGNWSSSVTILDKGSHLDSIGVESSTASISHPDLSTSRNAFVTATVTASCCTESVTVNVADASGNQATCTPTKTSTTESNCDQAPCLNGGRCQGPNSCLCRGGYFGNNCGQEGCQKPSAPLNGVLNGDATAFQEGQLANFSCTDPFELTGDNLLTCCPFGWAGSTPFCLSSGSTVSANAMIVTFVLVLGVVVWRFIAH is encoded by the exons atgatgatgatgatgatggctCTTGGTCCGCTTCCCTTGCTTGTCTTCGCCGGGATCGCGAACGCCTTCGTACCGACGGCCTTCAACGAGAAACTCGCCGGCGCTGCCGACACAATCTTCGGCGGATCGTtttcgaaaacgatcgccggatcgacgacgcacaTCGAAATGACGCAGGCGGCGATGGCGCAAGTCGGTCGCGCACTCCTTCAGAAACGCCGCCTTCTTCCCGCCTCATTCACAAGCGACGACCcgaacgaaatcgttcgcgCCGCATTCGGAAACTCGGCGTCAGCTGAgggcttcgtcgccgccatTGCGACGGTAACAAcggcgaacgccgacgtcgacgcggagGATCCGGACAGCACGGCGGCCCATTTCGACGCGGAGAACTTTCTCGTCGGCAACGAGcgtcttctcgctctctACAGCGCCGCCGtgcgaagcgtcgtcgcgggggagtacgacgacgctcgcaCGTCGATCGGGCAACTCCTACACGGTCTACAGGACTTCTACAGTCACTCGAATTGGATCGAACTCGGTAATACGAAGCCGAACGAGAATCTCGCCATTCGCGGACGTCAACCGACGAACATAGCTCCGCCGCGCGTTCCCACGTGCCAAGATTGTCCGGGCGGCCTTCTCACGCTACGTCGAGAATCGTGTCGGAATAATCTCGTCACGAGTTTCATCACAAGCGGCTACTATCCGAAACAGGATCGCCAAAAACCCGATGCGAAGGACCTGATCGGGGGCGGTGCGAACGACGAGGGGAAGTGTAGTCACGGGGGCGTCAtcgatgtgacgtcactgaaaCAGGCGACAGGCGGCATCAATAAAGATAGTACGAGTGCGATTTTTTCGCCGCATAACTATTTGCACAAGGATGCGGCAGGAGTTGCGACGGCCGCTACCGTTGCTTTGCTCAATAGCCTTTGGgatcacgtcgacgacgatcgattcACGCGTTTCATGGGGCTCGATTACGGAGCGACGATCAGTTTTGTCTTcgacacgacgtcgacgttacGAGACGATATGCTAGAGGCTTATAGGCAGATGAGCACTTCGTTCGGCAATTCGCCATCGCTGCGACCAagcgactttttcttcgtgccGTTCAACGACCAAG attttggaggcTTATATGAAACTCGCATACCAGCTGAGTTTGaaaacaaaatttcttcCGTTAGGACATCTGTGTCCTCTGCTGGTGAAAGTCTTGCAGTCAGCGGCCTTATTCTCGCACTCAGAAGCAGCAAGAAAGGATCCACCATCTACCTATTTACGGACAACGGTGCCAACGACTTCAATCGATACCCTGAAGCTGTAGCTCTTTTCTCAGCTAAACGAGTCAAagtagtcgtcgtcgttggcaaTTCCTCGCTGAATCTATGGCGACCGGACAGAGGAATCGATTCCCATTCGATTTACAACTATTTGGCGGAGGTATCCGGTGGTCAAGTGCTGTCAGAAATCACGTCAAAGACCGGACACGCTCTACGACTCgcctcgtcgttcgtcgacgcgactgACATCAGTCTAGCGCAATACGAATCAACGACGCCTTCGGGACCCTTTGGTGTAAACGTGACTGTGACTGTCGATGATCTCGTGACGAACATGACCGTTTCTTTGAGCGGAAGAAATCCTTCTCTAAGACTGACTAAACCCAACGGTCAGGCTCCGGCGTTGgagcaagacgacgtcgctcagaCGGGCAATGCTGTTTTTGCTGTTGTACATAGTCCGGATCGCGGCTCGTGGACTGTGCAAGTGATCAACACTGAGAGCCGCTTTGATTTGCTCGTCAAAGGCACGAGTTCGCTTAACTTCGTTCCTAGTCTCGTCCAGGCAAACTTTAATAACAGTCACCCAGGAATGTTTCCCATACTAGGCCAGCCGAGAATCG GCGATTTGGTTACCGTACGATTGTCGGTTAACGGTCTTCCCAGTGGAGGTACCGTGGACAAGGTTCTCTTCGTACTAGAAAACACGACCCTCGTTGGGGAATATGTCGCCGTTCTTTTTGACGACACAACCGACAATATTTTATACGTGACCCAAGGAGAAGCTACCGTTCCGGCCGAACCGTTCAACATCGCGATTTCGGGACAATATAACGGGCGGAcgttcgttcgtctcgcTCACACTCTCATAACTCCCGTTGCATTCAAAGTGGAAACCGTAGCCAATTCGCGACGCAGCGTCAAACAGGGAAATAAATTGGGTTTGCAATTTGTAGTATCAACGGCGAATATCGAGGCGGAATATCTCGATATTACGGTCGAAGCCGAGGATCTATTGGGCCTGGCCGGCGCACCGCAACCGagttcgtttcgtctcgccGCTGACAGTTCGGAGACGGTTGCGATTGAGATTGCTGTACCGACGTGCTTTCCTCTAACGTCTCTTGACAGCGTTGTGATCGTTGTCAGGTCACAGACAACCAATGAGACGAGCTCGTTTCTTACAAAGGTTTTTGTTGATTCTCAG TTTAATGACTATGATCCACCGATTTGTTTCGTCGACTACGTcaactcgacgtcgtgcaCGCCAAACGATTGCACTGGAAACTGGTCTTCTTCCGTGACGATTCTCGACAAAGGATCGCATTTGGATTCTATTGGAGTTGAATCGTCAACTGCTTCGATTTCTCATCCCGATCTTTCTACGAGTCGCAATGCGTTCGTCACGGCAACAGTCACGGCGTCTTGCTGTACGGAAAGCGTCACAGTGAACGTGGCAGATGCGTCAGGAAATCAAGCTACGTGCACGCCAacgaagacgtcaacgacTGAAAGTAACTGTGACCAAGCACCTTGCCTGAACGGAGGCCGGTGCCAAGGACCCAACAGCTGCTTGTGTCGCGGGGGATATTTTGGGAACAACTGTGGTCAAG AGGGCTGTCAGAAGCCGAGTGCTCCTCTAAACGGCGTACTCAACGGAGACGCAACAGCTTTTCAAGAAGGACAATTGGCCAACTTTTCGTGCACTGATCCTTTTGAGCTTACAGGTGATAACCTACTCACTTGTTGTCCTTTCGGATGGGCAGGATCAACGCCTTTTTGCCTTTCCAGCG GATCCACTGTTTCGGCAAACGCAATGATTGTGACTTTCGTGCTAGTTCTTGGGGTAGTTGTTTGGAGGTTTATAGCACACTAA
- the LOC136184186 gene encoding von Willebrand factor A domain-containing protein 7-like → MMMALGPLLLLVVAGIANAFVPTAFNEKLAGVADTIFGGSFSSTTAGSTTHIEMTTAAMAQVGRALLQKRRLLPASFTSDDPNEIVRAAFGNPASAEDFVAAIATVTTANADVDAEDPDSTAAHFDAENFLVGNERLLALYSAAVRSVVAGEYDDARTSIGQLLHGLQDFYSHSNWIELGNTKPNENLAIRGRQPTNIAPPRAPTCQDCPGGFLTLRRESCRNNLVTSFITSGYYPKQDRQKPDAKDLIGGGANDEGKCSHGGVLDVTSLKHATGGINKDSTSAIFSPHNYLHQDAALVATAATVALLNSLWDRFDNDRFTRFMGLDYGATISFVFDTTSTLRDDMIEAYRQMSTSFANSPSLRPSDFFFVPFNDQDFGGLYRTRIPADFENKISSAKTSVSSASESLAVSGLILALRSSKKGSTIYLFTDNGAKDFNRYPEAVALFSAKRVKVVVVVGNSSLNLWRPDRGIDSHSIYNYLAEVSGGQVLSEITSKTGHALRLASSFVDATDISLAQYESTTPSGPFGVNVTVTVDDLVTNMTVSLSGRNPSLRLTKPNGQAPALEQDDVAQTGNAAFAVVHSPDRGSWTVQVINTESRFDLLVKGTSSLNFVPSLVQANFNTSHPGMFPILGQPRIGDLVTVRLSVNGLPDGGTVDKVLLVLENTTVVGEYTTVLFDDTTDNILYVTQGEATVPAEPFNIAISGQYNGRTFVRLAYTLITPVAFKVETVANSRRSVKQGNNLGLQFVVSTANIEAEYLDITVEAEDLLGLTGAPQPSSFRLAANSSETVAIEVAVPTCFPLTSLDGVVIVVRSQTTNETSSFLKKIFVDSQFNDYDPPVCFVDYVNSTSCTPNDCTGNWTSSVTILDKGSHLDSIGVESSTASISHPDLSTSRNAFVTATVTASCCTESVTVNVADASGNQATCTPMKTSTTESNCDQAPCLNGGRCQGPNSCLCLGGYFGNNCSQEGCQKPSAPLNGVLNGDATAFQEGQLANFSCTDPFELTGDNLLTCCPFGWAGSTPFCLSSGSTVSANSMIVTFVLVLGVVVWRFMAH, encoded by the exons ATGATGATGGCTCTTGGTCCTCTTCTCTTGCTTGTCGTCGCTGGGATCGCGAACGCCTTCGTACCGACGGCCTTCAACGAGAAACTCGCCGGCGTTGCCGACACAATCTTCGGCGGATCCTTTTCGTCAACGACcgccggatcgacgacgcacaTCGAAATGACTACGGCGGCGATGGCGCAAGTCGGTCGCGCACTCCTTCAGAAACGCCGCCTTCTTCCCGCCTCATTCACAAGCGACGACCcgaacgaaatcgttcgcgCCGCATTCGGAAACCCGGCGTCAGCTGAGGACTTTGTCGCCGCCATTGCGACGGTAACAAcggcgaacgccgacgtcgacgccgaggATCCGGACAGCACGGCGGCCCATTTCGACGCGGAGAACTTTCTCGTCGGCAACGAGcgtcttctcgctctctACAGCGCCGCCGtgcgaagcgtcgtcgcgggggagtacgacgacgctcgcaCGTCGATCGGGCAACTCCTACACGGTCTACAGGACTTCTATAGTCACTCGAATTGGATCGAACTCGGTAATACGAAGCCGAACGAGAATCTCGCCATTCGTGGACGTCAACCGACGAACATAGCTCCGCCGCGCGCTCCCACGTGTCAAGATTGTCCAGGCGGCTTTCTCACCCTACGTCGAGAATCGTGTCGGAATAACCTCGTCACGAGTTTCATCACAAGTGGCTACTATCCAAAACAGGATCGCCAAAAACCCGATGCGAAGGACCTGATTGGCGGCGGTGCGAACGACGAGGGGAAGTGCAGTCACGGGGGCGTCCtcgatgtgacgtcactgaaaCACGCGACGGGCGGCATCAATAAGGATAGTACGAGCGCGATTTTTTCGCCGCATAACTATTTGCACCAGGATGCGGCACTAGTTGCGACGGCCGCTACCGTCGCTTTGCTCAATAGCCTTTGGGATCGCTTCGACAACGATCGATTCACGCGTTTCATGGGGCTCGATTACGGAGCGACGATCAGTTTTGTCTTcgacacgacgtcgacgttgcgaGACGATATGATAGAGGCTTATAGGCAGATGAGCACTTCGTTCGCcaattcgccgtcgctgcgaccgagcgactttttcttcgtgccGTTCAACGACCAAG attttggaggaCTCTATCGAACTCGCATTCCAGCTGACTTCGaaaacaaaatttcttcCGCTAAGACTTCTGTATCCTCTGCTAGTGAAAGTCTCGCAGTCAGCGGCCTTATTCTCGCACTCAGAAGCAGCAAGAAAGGATCCACCATCTACCTATTCACGGACAACGGTGCCAAGGACTTCAATCGATACCCTGAAGCCGTCGCTCTTTTCTCAGCTAAACGAGTCAaagtcgttgtcgtcgttggcaATTCGTCGCTAAATCTATGGCGACCGGACAGAGGAATCGATTCCCATTCGATTTACAACTATTTGGCGGAAGTATCCGGTGGTCAAGTGCTGTCAGAAATCACGTCAAAGACCGGACACGCTCTACGACTCgcctcgtcgttcgtcgacgcgactgACATCAGTCTAGCCCAATACGAATCAACGACGCCTTCGGGCCCCTTCGGTGTAAACGTGACTGTGACTGTCGATGATCTCGTGACGAACATGACCGTTTCTTTGAGCGGAAGAAATCCTTCTCTAAGACTGACTAAACCCAACGGTCAGGCTCCGGCGTTGgagcaagacgacgtcgctcagaCAGGCAATGCTGCTTTCGCTGTTGTACATAGTCCGGATCGAGGCTCGTGGACTGTGCAAGTAATCAACACTGAGAGTCGCTTCGATTTGCTCGTCAAAGGCACGAGCTCGCTCAACTTTGTACCCAGTCTCGTACAGGCAAACTTTAATACCAGTCACCCAGGAATGTTTCCCATACTAGGCCAGCCGAGAATCG GCGACTTGGTTACCGTACGATTGTCGGTTAACGGTCTTCCCGATGGAGGTACCGTGGACAAGGTTCTCCTCGTACTAGAAAACACGACAGTCGTGGGGGAATACACCACCGTTCTTTTTGACGACACAACCGACAATATTTTATACGTGACCCAAGGAGAAGCTACCGTTCCGGCCGAACCGTTCAACATCGCGATTTCGGGACAATATAACGGACGGACTTTCGTTCGTCTCGCTTACACTCTCATAACGCCCGTTGCATTCAAAGTGGAAACCGTCGCCAATTCGCGACGCAGCGTCAAACAGGGAAATAATTTGGGTTTGCAATTTGTAGTGTCAACGGCGAATATCGAGGCGGAATATCTCGATATTACGGTCGAAGCCGAGGATCTATTGGGCCTGACCGGCGCACCGCAACCGagttcgtttcgtctcgccGCTAACAGTTCGGAGACGGTTGCGATTGAGGTTGCAGTACCGACGTGCTTTCCTCTAACTTCTCTTGATGGcgttgtcatcgtcgtcagGTCACAGACAACCAATGAGACGAGCTCGtttctcaaaaaaatttttgttgATTCTCAG TTTAATGACTATGATCCGCCGGTTTGCTTCGTCGACTACGTcaactcgacgtcgtgcaCGCCAAACGATTGCACTGGAAATTGGACTTCTTCTGTGACGATTCTCGACAAAGGATCGCATTTGGATTCTATTGGAGTTGAATCGTCAACTGCTTCGATTTCTCATCCCGATCTTTCTACGAGTCGCAATGCGTTCGTCACGGCAACGGTCACGGCGTCTTGCTGTACGGAAAGCGTCACAGTGAACGTGGCAGATGCGTCAGGAAATCAAGCTACATGCACGCCAATGAAGACGTCAACGACTGAAAGTAACTGTGACCAAGCACCTTGCCTGAACGGGGGCCGGTGCCAAGGACCCAACAGCTGCTTGTGTCTCGGGGGATATTTTGGAAACAACTGCAGTCAAG AGGGCTGTCAGAAGCCGAGTGCTCCTCTAAACGGCGTACTCAACGGAGACGCCACTGCTTTTCAAGAAGGACAATTGGCCAACTTTTCGTGCACTGATCCTTTTGAGCTTACTGGTGATAACCTACTCACTTGTTGTCCGTTCGGATGGGCAGGATCAACGCCTTTTTGTCTTTCCAGCG GATCCACTGTTTCGGCAAACTCAATGATCGTGACCTTCGTGCTAGTTCTTGGGGTGGTTGTGTGGAGGTTTATGGCACACTAA